The following proteins are co-located in the Hevea brasiliensis isolate MT/VB/25A 57/8 chromosome 11, ASM3005281v1, whole genome shotgun sequence genome:
- the LOC110632865 gene encoding mitochondrial arginine transporter BAC1 isoform X1, which translates to MGDTGIYKEYLAGLLAGVATVITGHPFDTVKVKLQKHNAEAHAIKYRNGLHCTTRILKTEGVKGLYRGATSSFIGMAFESSLLFGIYSQTKQSLQKRGVRSDVPMPQVIIPSAAYGGAIISFVLCPSELVKCRMQVQGTDSLVPKSSRYNSPLDCALQTVKNEGVAGIFRGGFTTLLRESFGNAVFFSVYEYVRYYMHLQLKASFSVHNNFIDMGVGIVSGGLGGVASWSAVLPLDVAKTIIQTAPDKSSTRNPFRVLNKIYRRTGLKGCYAGLGPTIVRAFPANAAAIVTWELAMKMLGIRHD; encoded by the exons ATGGGGGACACTGGGATTTACAAGGAATACTTAGCCGGTTTACTCGCTGGTGTTGCCACAGTTATCACCGGTCATCCCTTCGACACCGTCAAG GTAAAGCTGCAAAAACACAATGCGGAAGCGCATGCTATTAAGTACAGGAATGGTTTGCATTGCACGACTAGGATCCTAAAGACAGAAGGA GTTAAAGGACTTTACAGGGGTGCAACATCATCATTTATTGGGATGGCTTTTGAGAGTTCACTTCTTTTTGGGATTTATTCTCAAACAAAGCAGTCCTTGCAG AAGAGAGGAGTGCGTAGTGATGTGCCAATGCCCCAAGTAATAATTCCTTCTGCAGCTTATGGTGGAGCAATTATAAGTTTTGTATTATGTCCATCTGAGCTAGTAAAG TGTAGGATGCAAGTTCAAGGTACTGACTCCTTGGTTCCAAAGTCCAGTAGATACAATAGTCCTCTTGATTGTGCCCTTCAAACAGTGAAAAATGAAGGG GTTGCAGGCATTTTTCGAGGGGGTTTTACAACACTGTTAAGAGAATCTTTTGGAAATGCAGTTTTCTTTAGCGTTTATGAGTATGTCCGTTATTACATGCATTTACAATTGAAAGCTTCTTTTTCTGTCCACAACAACTTTATTGACATGGGAGTTGGAATTGTGAGTGGTGGCCTTGGTGGTGTAGCT TCCTGGTCTGCTGTTTTGCCCTTGGATGTGGCGAAAACTATTATCCAGACTGCTCCAGATAAAAGCTCCACCAGAAATCCATTTCGAGTACTTAACAAG ATTTACAGGAGGACTGGACTTAAAGGATGCTATGCAGGTCTGGGTCCCACAATAGTGCGAGCATTTCCAGCTAATGCGGCTGCAATAGTCACCTGGGAACTTGCCAtgaaaatgttggggatcaggcATGATTAA
- the LOC110632865 gene encoding mitochondrial arginine transporter BAC1 isoform X2, with translation MGDTGIYKEYLAGLLAGVATVITGHPFDTVKVKLQKHNAEAHAIKYRNGLHCTTRILKTEGVKGLYRGATSSFIGMAFESSLLFGIYSQTKQSLQRGVRSDVPMPQVIIPSAAYGGAIISFVLCPSELVKCRMQVQGTDSLVPKSSRYNSPLDCALQTVKNEGVAGIFRGGFTTLLRESFGNAVFFSVYEYVRYYMHLQLKASFSVHNNFIDMGVGIVSGGLGGVASWSAVLPLDVAKTIIQTAPDKSSTRNPFRVLNKIYRRTGLKGCYAGLGPTIVRAFPANAAAIVTWELAMKMLGIRHD, from the exons ATGGGGGACACTGGGATTTACAAGGAATACTTAGCCGGTTTACTCGCTGGTGTTGCCACAGTTATCACCGGTCATCCCTTCGACACCGTCAAG GTAAAGCTGCAAAAACACAATGCGGAAGCGCATGCTATTAAGTACAGGAATGGTTTGCATTGCACGACTAGGATCCTAAAGACAGAAGGA GTTAAAGGACTTTACAGGGGTGCAACATCATCATTTATTGGGATGGCTTTTGAGAGTTCACTTCTTTTTGGGATTTATTCTCAAACAAAGCAGTCCTTGCAG AGAGGAGTGCGTAGTGATGTGCCAATGCCCCAAGTAATAATTCCTTCTGCAGCTTATGGTGGAGCAATTATAAGTTTTGTATTATGTCCATCTGAGCTAGTAAAG TGTAGGATGCAAGTTCAAGGTACTGACTCCTTGGTTCCAAAGTCCAGTAGATACAATAGTCCTCTTGATTGTGCCCTTCAAACAGTGAAAAATGAAGGG GTTGCAGGCATTTTTCGAGGGGGTTTTACAACACTGTTAAGAGAATCTTTTGGAAATGCAGTTTTCTTTAGCGTTTATGAGTATGTCCGTTATTACATGCATTTACAATTGAAAGCTTCTTTTTCTGTCCACAACAACTTTATTGACATGGGAGTTGGAATTGTGAGTGGTGGCCTTGGTGGTGTAGCT TCCTGGTCTGCTGTTTTGCCCTTGGATGTGGCGAAAACTATTATCCAGACTGCTCCAGATAAAAGCTCCACCAGAAATCCATTTCGAGTACTTAACAAG ATTTACAGGAGGACTGGACTTAAAGGATGCTATGCAGGTCTGGGTCCCACAATAGTGCGAGCATTTCCAGCTAATGCGGCTGCAATAGTCACCTGGGAACTTGCCAtgaaaatgttggggatcaggcATGATTAA